Genomic segment of Maricaulis maris:
CAGCCAGGTCGGCAGCACAGCGCGCATCACGACCTGTCCCGAGGCGGCGGCCGTTTCGCCAAGCGGCAGGCCGGACCAGATTTCATCGACACTGACCGCCACGCGACCGGTGCGGAAATCAGCCCGGGCCCAGTCGGGCGCCGCGTCCGGCGGAGACGGCATGTTGGTCAGACCGGTGCCACCGGCAAATTGCTCGGAATACCACCAGGCTGCGCCGCCAACAGCGGCCAGGATCAGCAGCGCACCAATGGCGCCGCGGGGCAGCTTGATCGGGTCGCGGGTCTTGGCTGCAGCGCTGGGCTGGGCCCGACCGGTCTCGGTATCCACCTCGCGCTTGAACTGCTCGACAATGCCGCCGGCATCCAGGTTCAGGAAGCTGGCATAGGTGCGCAGATAGCCGATGGCATAGGCCCGGGCCGGAAGGCCGCGCGGGTCCATGGTCTCGATGGCGTCGAGATAGTCGGAACGGACGCGGGTCCGTTCGGCAGCCTGTTCCAGTGTGAGATTGAGCTTGTGACGGGCTTCGCGGAGGCGTTCACCGGCTGACAACTGCACATAGCCAACGCCGTCATCGGAATAGACGGCATCAACGGGAACAAAGTCCGTACTGGGCGTCTGACTCACCATCACCATACCGCCGCTCATCCTTGCCGGAGCGATCGTCACTCACAACGCGTCTGAAAGGGAAAATCCTTAACGCAACGTTATAAGATCAAATCTCTCGTCCATTATCAATGGCCTCGCGGGGAAGTCCGGCGTTTTCTCCCGCCTCGATGAGGAGGGGACGCAAACTGTCCACGGGCTGATGACGATGGCTCGCAAGCCAGGTGCCAAGTTTGCCGACATCGAGACCGGAGACCAGTTTCTTGATCGGCCCGATATTGCCCGGCGCCATGGAAAGACTTTGATAACCAAGCCCGATCAGCACGGCGGCCTCCAGCGGCTTGGCGGCGATTTCACCACAGACCGAGACCGGCGTGTCGTGTTTGGCGCACAGATCCCGCACGTGTTTGAGCAGGTCGAGTGCGGCCGGGGCCAGCACATCGTACCGTTCCGAGACACGCGTATTCTGACGATCGGCGGCGTAAAAATACTGCATCAGGTCATTGGCACCAACGGAGACGAAATCGACATCGTCGAGCGCGTATTGCAGCGCCCACGCCATGCCGGGTGTCTCCAGCATGATGCCGCAGCGCACCTCGGACGGCAGCTCGTGACCGGCATGGCGGGCATGGTCGAGCTCGCGGTCCAGCATCTTGCGCGCCGCGCGGGCTTCCCAGGGGGCGGCAATCATCGGGAACATCACATTCAACGGGCGCCCTGCTGCCGCGATGATCAGGGCGCGCAGCTGGTAGCGCAGCAGGCCCGGACGATCGAGACCCATGCGGATCGCCCGCCAGCCGAGCGCCGGATT
This window contains:
- a CDS encoding helix-turn-helix domain-containing protein, with translation MVMVSQTPSTDFVPVDAVYSDDGVGYVQLSAGERLREARHKLNLTLEQAAERTRVRSDYLDAIETMDPRGLPARAYAIGYLRTYASFLNLDAGGIVEQFKREVDTETGRAQPSAAAKTRDPIKLPRGAIGALLILAAVGGAAWWYSEQFAGGTGLTNMPSPPDAAPDWARADFRTGRVAVSVDEIWSGLPLGETAAASGQVVMRAVLPTWLEVRDASGRILFSRELAIGEVYRALEPGLTVSAANAGAIEIMRNGEPVGLLGDAGVPVEDLPVMAQLDPADLQPQ